In Thermococcus chitonophagus, the genomic stretch GCTCGTTGTACCACAGGCTCCAAGAATACCAGCTATCGAACAGGCAATTCCCTCACTCATTATCCCCCTGTTTATGTGCCTATTAGTGATTGGGGCCTCTGCTATAGCGGAGATAGCATGGTAATCACCAACGCTCTCTATTATGCTCACCATGAACGCGAAGAGCAGTGTTATTATTGCTGTTGCATCGAACACAGGAGTTCCCCATGGAAACAGCTTTGGAACACTTATAGCGGGAAGCTCGTGAACTAGCTGGAAGTTCGTAAGCCCCAGTGGGATGCTTACGATATAACCAACAAATGCCCCAACTATAACAGGCATTGCCCTTAAAGCTCCCCTAGCCTTTAAGGCTATGTAGATCGTTGTCGCGAAGGTTATTAGGGCAACTAAGGTAGCCTTAGGGATGCTTGCCCCTGAAGGATCTGCGTAGTAGTTGAAGAAGTACTTGACTGCAACGTCTGCCAGGGAGAATCCTATCAGCATTATCGTAACTCCCGTGACGAGCGGTGTGAAGAGCTTCTTCACCTTCCCCACTATGCCGAGGCCACCAACTAAGGCCTCAATAATTCCTCCGACTATCAGGGCCCCTTGAGTTGCCGCCATGCCAAGGCTGTTTCCTATGCTTATGAGCCCAGGGATGAAGGCGAAGCTCGATCCCTGAACTATCGGATACCTCGAGCCTATCGTGGTCTGGAGCAGGGTTGCAATGCCCATGGCCAAGAGAACCGCCTGAATCATCAAAGCTATCTCGTGCTTTGAAAGACCGACTGCAGTTCCGACAACTAAAGGCACCGTCACTGTAGCTCCGAACATTGCAAGGACATGCTGAAGGCCAAAGAGAACAGCTTTTTTAGGTTCAACCTTTTCATCTATTTTAACCCTAACACCTGGAACCATGAAAACCCGCCAAAAGTGTGTTCGCAATGCCTTAAAAATTTTTAGAAAGGTTTTTAACTTAACCTTGGAGGGCTTGAAAGTTGATCAAGATAATCAGGAAAAAGGTAAAGACACTGTATACTAGGTCAAAAATTTAGGTCAAAAATTCCTGGGATAGAGTGGAGCGTTAATCAGTACGGTGGCTGCCAATTTGCCTGTAAGTACTGCTATGCCAAGGAAATAGTTAAAAGGGAAGAACCCTGGGGAACATGGGCTGAAGTTAAGGTTAATGCACCTGATCTGGCGAGGAAGAGGGTTAAAGGTACTGTTCTAATGTCCTCTGTAAGCGATCCATACCAGCCGATAGAGGCCAAGCTCAAACTTACGAGGAACGTTCTTAGGTTCATGGACAAGAGAAACGAGCTCATGATCCTGACTAAATCACCATTGGTTGTCAGGGATGTAGATGTACTAAGGCTATTTCCCAGGGTAGAGGTTGGACTTACAGTGAATTCCTTCGAGGGGAGAGAGAAGAGACTTTTTGAGCCCCTAACACCCATCCAAAAGGCAAGAATCAACGCGCTGAAGGTTCTGCATGAGGAGGGGATAAAGAACTACGCTTTTATTAGCCCGATAATTCCTGGGATAACGGACGTTGAGGCAATTATAAGGGAAACTAGGGACTTCGTTGATTGGTACTTCCTAGAATTCCTGAACTTAAGGAAAGCCGGAGAGGAGTTCAGGAGAATTTTGGAGGAAGAGTTCCCAGAGAGCTACACCCTGCTAACCGATAACGAGAAATTTAGGGAATATCTAAAGAACCTTACAGGGATCTTAAAAAGGTTGAACGCTAAAGTGGAAGGAATCGAAACTCACAAATAGGAGTTTTATGAAGGAGATTTCATGCTGTACGAGGAAACCGTGCAGAGCAGTAAGTATAACTTATTCTTGGCAATACTATTTGCCCCAATCCTGATAGTCCTCTTTGCCGTTAGAAACAACCCGCCAG encodes the following:
- a CDS encoding uracil-xanthine permease family protein, encoding MVPGVRVKIDEKVEPKKAVLFGLQHVLAMFGATVTVPLVVGTAVGLSKHEIALMIQAVLLAMGIATLLQTTIGSRYPIVQGSSFAFIPGLISIGNSLGMAATQGALIVGGIIEALVGGLGIVGKVKKLFTPLVTGVTIMLIGFSLADVAVKYFFNYYADPSGASIPKATLVALITFATTIYIALKARGALRAMPVIVGAFVGYIVSIPLGLTNFQLVHELPAISVPKLFPWGTPVFDATAIITLLFAFMVSIIESVGDYHAISAIAEAPITNRHINRGIMSEGIACSIAGILGACGTTSYSENIGLVALTKVASRYVVQIGGLILIVIAMFPKFAGILASMPAPVLGGLTLALYGMISVTGLRLIKEKVELDDRNTLILAAALIAGLGAPQLPPEFLEHFPRIIASILESGMAVGAITAIVLDQLLR